The following nucleotide sequence is from Longimicrobiales bacterium.
CGCCAGCTTGGCGGCGTTGTTTACCCACCCAGCGTAGATGTCCACAAACATCGCCTTCAGCCCGTCGGCCGTGGCGAACGGAGGCTCGCCGTCTTTCGGCATTCCCTCGCCCGGGTTCACGACGACGAAGTCGACGGAGTACAGGACCTTGGACCCGCTGCCCTCCGGCACGACCTGAAACGTCGGTACGTACTTGGACAGGTTGACCTGGGCGGCCCCCTCGGTGGCCTCGTAGGAGAACGACATGGTCTCCGCGTCGTTCTTGCGCACGATCTCGACGAAGGTCTCGGGCATGTGCGTCATGGTGCGGGTGGAGCCGATCGCGCTGCCCGCGGAGACGACGTACTCGTCCTCCTTGAGGTCCATCCACTTCCACGCCGTCCCGTAGTCGGACATGACCTCCCAGAGCTTCGCGGGGGCTGCGGCCACCACGGTCTCGGTCGCTAAGTGGAGCGATGTCATTGTTTTTTCCAGTCTACGAGTAAGCGTGTCATGCCCTGATTCTGCCCCGCCCCACTCAGGCCCGCAACTCAGGACGCGCAGAAACAGTGGATAGTGGTTCAGCGTCAATGACGGTGGCATAGGGGGGTACTGGGGTCTCGCCTGTGGAGAAAAGGGACCCGCCAAAGCTACCAGAATTTTTCGGGGAACGGTGTT
It contains:
- a CDS encoding SRPBCC family protein, with protein sequence MTSLHLATETVVAAAPAKLWEVMSDYGTAWKWMDLKEDEYVVSAGSAIGSTRTMTHMPETFVEIVRKNDAETMSFSYEATEGAAQVNLSKYVPTFQVVPEGSGSKVLYSVDFVVVNPGEGMPKDGEPPFATADGLKAMFVDIYAGWVNNAAKLAM